TATTTGTGTACTTTCGTATTAATTTTTTGTAAAATTTagttgggggaaaaaagcgAGTTTCTTACAGTTACAAGCACTTCTTACAATTTTTATatctatataatatataatatcatTCCagaatttcattcatttctcatggctcagtttttttttatttatttttttacattatatatctATAGACTACCTTTGTATCCCTGTTAGATTACTATTCAACTTTAAAACCATTTCAAAGTAAGAGTTTCTCTAAGCGAATTAATTACATTAACTGTGACAGTGTGCTGTGTGGCAGCACAACAGCTGTACACCTGTGGTGTCCACGATCAAGCATTTTGGCAGAGCTCTCAGCATAATACACAGTCATGTCCTTGTACACAAAAGTGGGGGGAAAGTTACATATTTCAGAAAGCATAGCTGTTAAATTCAACTATGTCACCGAGACCACTCTAAAAACTGgcatatattataaatattcaaGATAAATAATGTTGGGAAAGAAATAACATGATGTTgattgtctttccacaatcttTTATGGACATAATGATGACACTGTTACAGAATTtcagtaagaaaaaaatatgaaaataaaatattgatttcttAAGCGGAAATTAAATTATAGCACATTGttttaaagtgaatattttaagcACCTCAAGGTTCTCGGACTCGTGTTCCCACATATTTATTCAGGTGCTTATCTCTGCATTCTCTGTGTGTCTCGCTGTCCCAGGACGGCCATGTGGAGGTGGCACGGCTGCTGTTGGACAGCGGCGCGCAGGTCAACATGCCAGCAGATTCCTTCGAGTCGCCCCTTACCCTCGCAGCCTGTGGAGGACACGTGGAGCTGGCAGCCTTGCTCATAGAGAGAGGAGCCAACTTAGAGGAGGTGTGTGTAAATAGACAGACACTTTAATATTAACACAAGTTTAAGAAGAAGCAAGTGCAATTCCCATTTTGGAGCTTTCTCTATATATACAAATTATGCTGTAGCTGTAGGATAGGTATGAATTTCACAAATTCTGTAGAGAATGGCCTTCACTTTTTGAATCAGTACTTTACTAGCCCAAATCTTAAAATGTAGATGGAAATTAGAGATTAGATAAGAACATGTTTCCAAAATGGGAATTACATTTGTTgttgacatttaaatgacatttatgaGACCAACTACACTGTTTGTCTCTCAAAAAATGCAAGATAAAACAAATTATCTGTCCATATTTCACTGCTGTTATTTAAAgcttaataaagaaaaaaaaatgcactcaGTTGGTAGTGAGgtttgacattttctgtcctattgtgtctgtgtgtcttgagacacacagacacaatagaCTAGCTGATTTCTACACCACAGAATACTCTTGCAGTGAGTCATACTTGCCCCTATGGCTTCTTACCTGCTGATGCTTCCGTTTGTGTCTAGGTCAATGATGAGGGCTACACCCCTCTGATGGAAGCAGCTAGAGAAGGCCATGAGGAGATGGTAGCACTGCTGCTGGCTCAAGGTAAGCAAGCATTGCTCCTGCATCTGAGAAATCAAAGTTTTATGCCAAGTGCCACTCCAGTGAAAAGTGCACACTTGTCTGGATTTGTTAAGCCATGCTTGGTGTAATCTGTGAAAATATACGATCATGGTTTAGGGATTTTAAGTTAATAAATGATGCATGTTTTGCACTTTAGAAGGCGAGACAGTTACTCATCACTAAGCATTCTTGTACTGTTGTCCAGGTGCTAACATCAATGCCCAGACAGAGGAGACCCAGGAGACAGCTTTGACTCTAGCATGCTGCGGAGGTTTCTTAGAAGTGGCTGACTTCCTCATCAAGGCAGGCGCCGACATTGAGTTGGGCTGCTCCACACCTCTAATGGAGGCTGCACAGGAAGGCCATCTGGAGTTGGTCAAATACCTACTGGCTGCAGGTGAGCCAGAGGAGAGAAGGCTTAGCTAAGCTTTGTTGCATTTAAAATGTCCAGTTATACCTCTGTGCTTACAATCCTAATCTCTGTTATTCAGGGGCAAATGTTCACGCCACAACAGCAACAGGTGACACAGCGTTGACATATGCGTGCGAGAATGGACACACTGATGTTGCCGatgtgctgctgcaggctggAGCCAACTTGGTACGCCATGATCTTAAATGCCCTTTGTCACCAATGATCGGCCCTTTGTTTTACATAGGTTTAGAAAACAGTCTTTGTGTGCAAATGTTAATCGATCGAACTGAACACAGTCTGTTGTGTGAAGCAGGGTTTTTAGCTTGTAGAACCAGAGCAGCATTATTGTTGAGTCATATTTTTCTGGTCATATATAGCTTGGAACTCTTTTATTTAACTTCTGCACCGCACTAAGattcaacaaacacattttcaactttGTCCTCCAGGAGCACGAGTCTGAAGGGGGGCGGACGCCCTTGATGAAGGCAGCGAGGGCAGGACATCTCTGTACAGTGCAGTTCCTTATCAGCAAAGGTGCGAGTTTGACTCTTTGTTCAGAATAACCATGTTAAATATAGtccctttttttaaagcatgaGAGGAAATACGTGACATATCTCATACACTTtgagttcatgtgtttcttcttctcttgtccAGGTGCTAATGTGAACAGAGCTACTGCCAACAATGATCACACAGTGGTGTCTCTGGCCTGTGCTGGAGGACATCTGGCTgtggtggagctgctgctggcacATGGCGCGGATCCTACACACAGACTCAAAGTAATGCACACACTCTGGTTAAAGTTTAAGACCAGTTagaatatttatgtttttccatATATGTTAAATAATAACACATCATTGAaaccatgtttgttttttctttgtaggATGGTTCAACCATGTTGATAGAAGCTGCTAAGGGTGGCCACACCAATGTGGTTTCCTACCTGTTGGACTATCCCAACAACATCCTATCTGTCCCAGCCCCCGACCTCTCCCAGCTCACTCCCCCCTCGCAAGATGCCTCTCAGGTAAATGCAGCAATAAATCACACCTTGTAATGTTCAGGCAGGTCTAATAGTTGTTTTTGATTGCTTGAAACTAACATGTACTCTGTCGTTACAGGTTCCTCGCGTCCCATTCCAAGCTCTCGCCATGGTAGTGCCCCCTCAGGAGCCTGACCGTGCCCCGTCAAACATCGCCACACCCCCACCCGTCTCCAGCAAAGGTAATCAGTGCTACAAAGTTGAAGACTTTATCTAGCATTTGAGCTCTTGTCTTCCTAATTTTGTAGTATTCTGTTGTTAACTCATCCTAATCTTCAATCTCTTTTGTTTAAATCCAGGCGTGTCCAAACAGAGACAGGCAGCCCTCCAGCCCGGTGTCCCCAGCTCAGTGGGCCGAGGGCCTGAAGCAGAGCCCCTGCCGCCCTTCCACTTGTGCCAGCCTCTCGAGTGCATTGTGGAGGAGACGGAGGGAAAGCTCAATGAGCTTGGCCAGAGAATCAGCGCTATCGAGAAGGCCCAGCTTCAGTCACTAGAGCTCATTCAGGGGGAGCCGCTCACCAAAGACAAGATTGAGGAGCTGaagaaaagcagagaggagcaggtaTAATAAGTCATTCATTTAAGATCTGATCTCAACTTGAATCTTCTCAAGATTTAAGAAAGATAGACATGACCTTACAAGCAAATCCACTCTTAAATGTTATTTAACATGCGTAGCGGCGTATCAGAAGTTAGTCAAATAAGGATGTGGCCGTTGTCCACTTaggtgcagaagaagaagaaaatcttGAAGGAGCTGCAGAAGGTGGAGCgccagctgcagctgaaaacgCAGCAACAGTTCACCAAAGAGTATATGGAGGCGAAGGGTTtaaaagaggagcaggagccaGGACAAAGCCAGGGCCCAGGCCCGGGGCCTGGAAGTACGACGGCTGCTTCGGGGCCTCTTCCCGCCACACCAGGTGCCCTAGTACACACTGGCTCCGACACGGACGAAGAGGCCATCAAGGATGGGGAGCAAGAGGAACAGCcaggagaggaaggggaagaggtgaggctgttttaattttatattattgtGACTCCTTACACTGTTTACTGACCGCAGAGATTTAAGGTGTTTATACTTtttcaggaggaggaagatgatgatgaagaggagggttCGGAGGAAGATGGGGATGGAGAAGAGGACGATTACCCCAAGCTTCCTCAGGTGGGCACAATCCTCTACAGGGATGGGCCACAGCAGCCTCCTCTGCCCCCTTCGCCACAGGCCCAGCCccagcctcctcctccgcctcttcAGGCTGCCTTCGTCCCCATCCAACCCCTGCCCGACTACAACCCTGCAGACTACCCGGGAAGCACCAGCCCAGAGCTGCAGAGGGTACTGGTAGGGCAGCAGATGCTGGGCCAACAGCAGCAGGGTCAACAGTTGGCTGGGTTAGGCCCAGGAATGATACCTCAGCAGGCCCCAGATGGGCTCATGGTAGCTACACCTGCACAGACGCTCACAGACACGCTGGATGACATCATGGCAGGTAAGTGCATTGACTCTCATTGGGTGCAAGTGTCTGCTCAATCCCTCGTGTATGTTCAAATAACTATTTTTATATATCAAATaactaaattttttttttctcctgcagctgtgagCAGCCGCGTGCCCATGCTGAACACTACAACCTCACCCACACCCCTGTCCCAGCCACCAACACAGATGCCCGCAAACATCGCTTCGCCCCCTTCGGTCCTGCCCCTCTACCCTTCTGTCGACATAGATGCACATGTAAGACACAGGGCCAGTTTTACATGACATAATTCTCAAAAAAAGACATGTCTGTACAAAGTTAGTTACTTTTTGTTCTCTTCACAGACGGAGAGTAACCATGACACAGCGCTGACGCTGGCCTGTGCAGGAGGACATGAGGAGCTTGTGTCTGTCCTTATTGCACGGGGAGCCAACATTGAGCACCGGGACAAAAAAGGTACAACTTCTAAACATTAGTGAGATATGAAATGAGTTGATAATAGATGTTTCATATATTAAGTAACCCTTATATTCCCTCTTTTCTCCACAGGCTTTACTCCTCTGATCCTTGCTGCCACTGCTGGCCACGTAGGAGTGGTTGAGGTGCTCCTGGACAAAGGGGGTGACATTGAGGCTCAGTCAGAGAGAACCAAAGACACGCCCCTCTCCCTGGCCTGCTCTGGGGGACGTCAGGAGGTAAACACATTGTCTTTCAGTTTACCTTCACAATATTGACATTCCTGCTCATGATTTTCATCGTTTTACTATGCTGTGTAATCATCACTTGTGCCGGTCAGGTggttgagctgctgctgcttcggGGAGCCAATAAGGAACACCGCAATGTTTCCGACTACACGCCTCTTAGCCTGGCTGCTTCTGGGGGTTACGTCAACATCATCAAGATACTCCTCAATGCTGGGGCTGAAATAAACTCCAGGTGAGCGCTAGGAACCTTAGTATCACTTTGGCCCCTTGGAAGGAGTGAAACATGTCTTCCAATGTTAGGTTTAGTATTTCGTTAATCTGATTGTGACATTTATTAGTTCCTGAAAGTGAATGAGGACGTACTATGGAGACACTTAagttttttaaatcagaagGTGCCAGAAATCTCCATTAAATGTTTGTAGCCACACCCAAAAGTAAAACCATGATCACATGATTACCTCTGTTTATAAATAAGGAATGAGGATACAGTAATACCACTTTTGCTCATATATGGGTTTTTTATTGTGGGTATGACTGGCAAAGATAAGTGTGTTCCTTTTTGTGTGCAACATCATGAATGCCAGGgaaaacagcaaacagtagaaagcagcatggaggccacCAACAATGTTACCttggttactttttaaaatatcttttacttcagtctctcttcaaACTCAGTGGTGACTAAACAATGTTTGAGAGCTACTTTAACAGAAATGCATGGAAAACTATTTACGCACCAACGTAAGGATCTTTACAGGTGTCATAGCATCACTCCAGAAAAGGGCTGAAAATTAGCACATCGCATATGTCCATCACTGCCAATCAGTGCTTGAGTTGATAATACGTGTTAAGTTACTGAATTGCAGTAAAATTATGATAACTGAAACCAAGACAAATACTCAACAGTTCTctaaacaatacatttttttcaccagGACTGGCAGCAAGCTTGGAATCTCTCCTCTGATGCTGGCAGCTATGAATGGTCACGTCCCGGCTGTGAAGCTGTTGCTAGACATGGGCTCGGACATCAACGCCCAGATCGAGaccaacagaaacacagctcTCACCCTTGCGTGCTTCCAGGGGCGGGCTGAGGTCGTCAGTCTGCTGCTCGATCGCAAGGCCAACGTAGAGCATCGTGCTAAGGTGAGCGTCTGGATCACATATACCAAACACACATCGGATTCCAGTTTCCAGATTTGATGAATTAATTTGTGAATATTCTGACTTTGTGCAGACCGGCCTTACTCCTCTCATGGAGGCAGCCTCAGGAGGTTATGCAGAGGTGGGCCGAGTGCTGCTGGACAAAGGTGCCGATGTCAATGCTCCACCTGTGCCCTCATCCAGAGACACTGCCCTCACCATTGCTGCAGACAAAGGCCACTACAAGTTTTGTGAGCTGCTTATCAACAGGTGAGTGCTCGTGGGTGTTCCTGTACTGAACCATGTTCTGGTTTTCTTATAATGAGCTAATCCTCAGTCACTTCAGCTGTTGAGTGAATTAGCTGTTAGGGCTGTGTTGAAGGTTATAATTTTCATGCTGGTTGAGGTGAGATGCTGATGCTGGGTTGGTTTCATTGTTGATGCACAAAGTGtgcttttttcacattatgtAGAATGCtggtgaagtagtataaagtataaaaaacacattaacttTAAAATCAGGTATCGACCATAGATGAGTCCGTTGActcctttctgtttttgcaGGGGTGCCCATATCGATGTACGAAACAAGAAAGGGAACACTCCTCTCTGGCTGGCGGCAAACGGCGGTCATTTTGACGTGGTGCAGCTCTTAGTGCATGCCAGTGCTGATGTGGATGCAGCCGACAACCGCAAGATTACCCCACTCATGGCTGCTTTTCGGAAGGTGCAGACTTCAGACTATCAGAACCATGATTGTCAGTGCGACAGGCGTCTCTTTGGCGAGCCTCTGGTTTCTAACCATTCTGCCTAAAATTTTAGGGTCATGTGAAGGTGGTGCAGTATCTTGTGAAGGAGGTCAACCAATTCCCATCAGATATCGAGTGCATGAGATATATCGCGACCATCGCTGACAAGGTAGGTGTTGCTCTCCTTTTCAGTCACTAGTCAGAACTGGCAGAACTGATGTTGATGTTAGCAGAGCTCTAACTCCagctgttttcctgttgttgttgttgttgttgttgctgcaggaGCTGTTGAAGAAGTGCCACCAGTGCATGGAGACCATTGTCAAAGCCAAAGACCAGCAGGCAGCCGAGGCCAACAAGAATGCGAGCATTCTTCTCAAGGAGCTAGACTTGGAGAAGGTAAAGTCACatcctgtgtctgtgttttgggAAGTTATCATATTTTGAATATACTGGATAAGGACACACGTTTATTTTTGTATTCCAtatctttattgattttaaacatGGAACATATTTTTTCAATATTGTTTCAAGTCGGGAGCCATCggtgtaaataaaaaacaattatagctgacaaaatgattaaaaaaaagtaatgaaaataaatagcttatttacatacacacattacacGTAtccataaatacatatatatatatgcatatatatcaATTGAGAacaaaaaggggggaaaaaaggaacaTTGGGAGTACAGTCTTATTTGGGAAAACGTCAAATTTAAGAAGTAATTTAATCAGGCCTTGATTCCAAAAATGTAAGAAAGGAACCTCCGTATTTataaaagatgtattttttttttttttgtctgatggTGTATGCAGGCCTTACAGTCGCTATACAGAAAGAAAGCTTGTTAATCCAGCAACCACTTTTCgacaaacatgtatttaaaatgactctgtgttgtgtgtgacagtCCCGGGAGGAGAGCAAGAAGCAGGCCCTGGCTGCTAAACGTGAGAAACGCAAGGAGAAacgcaagaagaagaaggaggagcagaagaggaagcaggaggaagaggaggggcaGAAAACCAAGGAGGATTTCTCTGAGATgcaggagcagaaggaggaTTCAGCTGATGGTAACTTTCTATGACTTTTCCTTAAGTTCCTAGAGTTGTCTTATATTTACTACTCTGTTCTACTAGAATTAAGTGGTCTGTAACTGTTCCTGTATTTTCCTCCCCATAGAAACAGATGTTCCTATTGAGCCTCCAAGTGcaactaccaccaccaccattgGTATATCTGCCACCTCCACCACTTTCACTACAGCTTTTGGTAAGAAGCGAGCAAGTGTGGCCACTACCCCGAGCACCAATCGtaagaacaaaaagaacaagacCAAGGACTCCTCGCCCAACGAACCCATCATATTACAGGATCCGCAGGTGAGCACTACAGCTTTTATCAATGGTatagtttgtctttgtttgataAGTTAATTTGACTCAAAGTGCCTGTGTATATGTCCTCCCCCTAGGTTGCACTAGCACAGCACAAGGCTGACAAGAACAAGATCCATGGTGAGCCacggggtgggggtgggggagtGACAGGTGGCAACAGCGATTCTGACCCCTTGGATAGCACCGACTGTGCcagtgagagcagcagcagcgggggCAAGAGTCAGGAGCTCAACTACCTCCCTGACCTCACCTcatccgcctcctcctcctcctcctcttcctcctcctcttcctcagccCCCTCCTCAGGAGTGCCTCAGTCCCAGGTCCTCCTGCGCGGCCCAGAGAAGAGACACTGTCCTCAGCCGCAGAGTGACGGCAAGTTGGACAACAAGGTCACAGTCTCCATCTCAAAACCAACGCAAAAGTGAGTCCCTGTTGGAGCAGAGCAAGTTCATCATCTTACACACTAGTTGGCTATCTAGTGAGAACATTTTTTCTTTGGGCACTTTTGTTAAGTATGTTGACATGTATTTTTCCTAAAACTTCTAGCTTATTTCAAAACAGATCATATCTTCATAACCaaccaattaatcaattaattgtgaaaGTAAACAGCAGAATAGTCGAtatgaaaataatttagatgCAGCCCTAAATTTGAGCTTTGCCCGTTCTGTCACAGAGCTCCGGACATGATCGACTCCACCTCCAACTCCTTACCCTCTCCATTCAAGACCATGGCTCTTCCCATCACCTCACCCAACAGTAAACTCAGCCTCACGAGCCCCAAGAGAGGccagaagagagaagaaggttGGAAGGAGGTGGTCAGAAGGTTAGTggttattttatgttgtttgtttacattgcAACCTCTCACAgggttttaaagttttactttATGTGCATGATTTGtaaaagaaagatgtttttttttttttttttattcggcaccaaacttgtttttatttgtggaTGTCAGTTGATGTGAATTATAATCCACAGTTCCCATCTGCCAGAATAGACAGATGAATAATGAAATGTCACTGCTTCCTTTTGAAGATCAAAGAAGCTGTCTGTGCCAGCCTCTGTCGTGTCTCGGATCATGGGCAGAGGAGGCTGCAACATCACAGCCATCCAGGACGTGACGGGAGCTCACATTGACGTAGACAAACAGAAGGACAAGAACGGGGAGAGGATGATCACCATAAGGTAAAAATAATGCCCTCTGGCGGACAGCAAACAGAAATGCAGTTGGAGTGTAACAGTTGGTTAGATGCATTAAGCACGTAAGCCCCTTCTAGATGATGTATTTCACTCACACTTGATTAACCAATGGCCTGCAGCCCTAATGGATGTGATGCATCTTGGTCTACCAATATTGTTATGAATGCACTGATTTATTGGCAGAACATCGGTCTCAGCTGATATTTGGCTTGTTGACTGCTATTGGTCCACCGGCAAATAAGATGATATTCATCGATGACAGTGGCCgatgtttatctgttttcacattaaCTAATTTTGCATGATTTGTGATATCCCTGCCATCAGTT
This window of the Pagrus major chromosome 18, Pma_NU_1.0 genome carries:
- the ankhd1 gene encoding ankyrin repeat and KH domain-containing protein 1 isoform X4, with the protein product MQDAVAGTAMLTDGFEDEIDSVTPRSPVAGMGVGATPGGVGLGGIGIGVGGKKVRLYGEPGGPAAERLDFKLAAAAVLSSGPGSGSDEDEVSEVESFILDQEDLDNPIMKTASELLLSSATDGVDLRTVDPETQARLEALLEAAGIGKLSTADGKAFADPEVLRRLTSSVSCALDEAAAALTRMRAENTLNAGQADNRSLAEACSDGDVNAVRKLLDEGRSVNEHTEEGESLLCLACSAGYYELAQVLLAMHANVEDRGIKGDITPLMAAASGGYVDIVKLLLVHGADVNAQSSTGNTALTYACAGGFVDVVKVLLKEGANIEDHNENGHTPLMEAASAGHVEVARVLLEYGAGINTHSNEFKESALTLACYKGHLDMVRFLLEAGADQEHKTDEMHTALMEACMSQDGHVEVARLLLDSGAQVNMPADSFESPLTLAACGGHVELAALLIERGANLEEVNDEGYTPLMEAAREGHEEMVALLLAQGANINAQTEETQETALTLACCGGFLEVADFLIKAGADIELGCSTPLMEAAQEGHLELVKYLLAAGANVHATTATGDTALTYACENGHTDVADVLLQAGANLEHESEGGRTPLMKAARAGHLCTVQFLISKGANVNRATANNDHTVVSLACAGGHLAVVELLLAHGADPTHRLKDGSTMLIEAAKGGHTNVVSYLLDYPNNILSVPAPDLSQLTPPSQDASQVPRVPFQALAMVVPPQEPDRAPSNIATPPPVSSKGVSKQRQAALQPGVPSSVGRGPEAEPLPPFHLCQPLECIVEETEGKLNELGQRISAIEKAQLQSLELIQGEPLTKDKIEELKKSREEQVQKKKKILKELQKVERQLQLKTQQQFTKEYMEAKGLKEEQEPGQSQGPGPGPGSTTAASGPLPATPGALVHTGSDTDEEAIKDGEQEEQPGEEGEEEEEDDDEEEGSEEDGDGEEDDYPKLPQVGTILYRDGPQQPPLPPSPQAQPQPPPPPLQAAFVPIQPLPDYNPADYPGSTSPELQRVLVGQQMLGQQQQGQQLAGLGPGMIPQQAPDGLMVATPAQTLTDTLDDIMAAVSSRVPMLNTTTSPTPLSQPPTQMPANIASPPSVLPLYPSVDIDAHTESNHDTALTLACAGGHEELVSVLIARGANIEHRDKKGFTPLILAATAGHVGVVEVLLDKGGDIEAQSERTKDTPLSLACSGGRQEVVELLLLRGANKEHRNVSDYTPLSLAASGGYVNIIKILLNAGAEINSRTGSKLGISPLMLAAMNGHVPAVKLLLDMGSDINAQIETNRNTALTLACFQGRAEVVSLLLDRKANVEHRAKTGLTPLMEAASGGYAEVGRVLLDKGADVNAPPVPSSRDTALTIAADKGHYKFCELLINRGAHIDVRNKKGNTPLWLAANGGHFDVVQLLVHASADVDAADNRKITPLMAAFRKGHVKVVQYLVKEVNQFPSDIECMRYIATIADKELLKKCHQCMETIVKAKDQQAAEANKNASILLKELDLEKSREESKKQALAAKREKRKEKRKKKKEEQKRKQEEEEGQKTKEDFSEMQEQKEDSADETDVPIEPPSATTTTTIGISATSTTFTTAFGKKRASVATTPSTNRKNKKNKTKDSSPNEPIILQDPQVALAQHKADKNKIHGEPRGGGGGVTGGNSDSDPLDSTDCASESSSSGGKSQELNYLPDLTSSASSSSSSSSSSSSAPSSGVPQSQVLLRGPEKRHCPQPQSDGKLDNKVTVSISKPTQKAPDMIDSTSNSLPSPFKTMALPITSPNSKLSLTSPKRGQKREEGWKEVVRRSKKLSVPASVVSRIMGRGGCNITAIQDVTGAHIDVDKQKDKNGERMITIRGGTESTRYAVQLINALIQDPAKELEDLIPRNHIRAPGSKTTSASFPSTTGATSGSTTGPKALSSLVTPTGVSFQPSSSSPSSSSQAGGKIGKGLSSNVRQPFPVSLPLAYAHPQLALLAAQTMHQIRHPRLPMAQFGGTFSPAASTWGPFPVRPVSPGSANSSPKHNGGTNSTGGQARPNATHSEHSSTASSGASVTTTNTTTIAPNTSTTAGSPHTPNPTPYNPQPSVPTPSSVRKQLFAPDPKPAGVTTVSVTATATSGSNAVRGTGSPAHHSSTTATANAPQQSVGPISQPPIQPPAKTEPSVVAPPGKDKPSLSVENQPVSVSESINSVGFTAPAMALPPKPEPRQQLPPPPSSVPSSEAPPPLLNPQHSSHLPSAPPPVLSHNVAHPNNTVPHFSAPAPRVSHRMQPPGPYYSLSEQQQQQQQQTQQQQQQQQQQSVFVPFNAQQEPPKQTQNHTSQPTSLPPQAQSQAQAQAQGSLQVSANLGMMNGSQMQHVANAGKPQQIPPNFGPAGLFNFSSIFDNNSQVGNNQVWGACHLPARSPPEQSYSAPPAYMNMGQIENMIPPPPPDSSKAPGYRSASQRMVNSPIALTSYATSISGSPVYLHGHTAVGTPSFSRQHFSPHPWSASTSGESPVPPPSTVSSSALSTSAVAPPPQPKPGSSSQQDRKVPPPIGTERLARIRQTGSVNPPLLTTSYTASVGQGGIWSFGVGSASEAMSGWSQPLMSSHMMHPQLQAEQSAFSQHQPMEQDDTGIANPANNYHQPQHLPNSYMDFPKGMPMSMYGGTMLPPHPPMAEGPGGPMYNGLHAGDPAWSPIIKVVPNNADNSDPQQQVWPGTWAPHVGNVHLNHVN
- the ankhd1 gene encoding ankyrin repeat and KH domain-containing protein 1 isoform X2, yielding MQDAVAGTAMLTDGFEDEIDSVTPRSPVAGMGVGATPGGVGLGGIGIGVGGKKVRLYGEPGGPAAERLDFKLAAAAVLSSGPGSGSDEDEVSEVESFILDQEDLDNPIMKTASELLLSSATDGVDLRTVDPETQARLEALLEAAGIGKLSTADGKAFADPEVLRRLTSSVSCALDEAAAALTRMRAENTLNAGQADNLVIFSRSLAEACSDGDVNAVRKLLDEGRSVNEHTEEGESLLCLACSAGYYELAQVLLAMHANVEDRGIKGDITPLMAAASGGYVDIVKLLLVHGADVNAQSSTGNTALTYACAGGFVDVVKVLLKEGANIEDHNENGHTPLMEAASAGHVEVARVLLEYGAGINTHSNEFKESALTLACYKGHLDMVRFLLEAGADQEHKTDEMHTALMEACMDGHVEVARLLLDSGAQVNMPADSFESPLTLAACGGHVELAALLIERGANLEEVNDEGYTPLMEAAREGHEEMVALLLAQGANINAQTEETQETALTLACCGGFLEVADFLIKAGADIELGCSTPLMEAAQEGHLELVKYLLAAGANVHATTATGDTALTYACENGHTDVADVLLQAGANLEHESEGGRTPLMKAARAGHLCTVQFLISKGANVNRATANNDHTVVSLACAGGHLAVVELLLAHGADPTHRLKDGSTMLIEAAKGGHTNVVSYLLDYPNNILSVPAPDLSQLTPPSQDASQVPRVPFQALAMVVPPQEPDRAPSNIATPPPVSSKGVSKQRQAALQPGVPSSVGRGPEAEPLPPFHLCQPLECIVEETEGKLNELGQRISAIEKAQLQSLELIQGEPLTKDKIEELKKSREEQVQKKKKILKELQKVERQLQLKTQQQFTKEYMEAKGLKEEQEPGQSQGPGPGPGSTTAASGPLPATPGALVHTGSDTDEEAIKDGEQEEQPGEEGEEEEEDDDEEEGSEEDGDGEEDDYPKLPQVGTILYRDGPQQPPLPPSPQAQPQPPPPPLQAAFVPIQPLPDYNPADYPGSTSPELQRVLVGQQMLGQQQQGQQLAGLGPGMIPQQAPDGLMVATPAQTLTDTLDDIMAAVSSRVPMLNTTTSPTPLSQPPTQMPANIASPPSVLPLYPSVDIDAHTESNHDTALTLACAGGHEELVSVLIARGANIEHRDKKGFTPLILAATAGHVGVVEVLLDKGGDIEAQSERTKDTPLSLACSGGRQEVVELLLLRGANKEHRNVSDYTPLSLAASGGYVNIIKILLNAGAEINSRTGSKLGISPLMLAAMNGHVPAVKLLLDMGSDINAQIETNRNTALTLACFQGRAEVVSLLLDRKANVEHRAKTGLTPLMEAASGGYAEVGRVLLDKGADVNAPPVPSSRDTALTIAADKGHYKFCELLINRGAHIDVRNKKGNTPLWLAANGGHFDVVQLLVHASADVDAADNRKITPLMAAFRKGHVKVVQYLVKEVNQFPSDIECMRYIATIADKELLKKCHQCMETIVKAKDQQAAEANKNASILLKELDLEKSREESKKQALAAKREKRKEKRKKKKEEQKRKQEEEEGQKTKEDFSEMQEQKEDSADETDVPIEPPSATTTTTIGISATSTTFTTAFGKKRASVATTPSTNRKNKKNKTKDSSPNEPIILQDPQVALAQHKADKNKIHGEPRGGGGGVTGGNSDSDPLDSTDCASESSSSGGKSQELNYLPDLTSSASSSSSSSSSSSSAPSSGVPQSQVLLRGPEKRHCPQPQSDGKLDNKVTVSISKPTQKAPDMIDSTSNSLPSPFKTMALPITSPNSKLSLTSPKRGQKREEGWKEVVRRSKKLSVPASVVSRIMGRGGCNITAIQDVTGAHIDVDKQKDKNGERMITIRGGTESTRYAVQLINALIQDPAKELEDLIPRNHIRAPGSKTTSASFPSTTGATSGSTTGPKALSSLVTPTGVSFQPSSSSPSSSSQAGGKIGKGLSSNVRQPFPVSLPLAYAHPQLALLAAQTMHQIRHPRLPMAQFGGTFSPAASTWGPFPVRPVSPGSANSSPKHNGGTNSTGGQARPNATHSEHSSTASSGASVTTTNTTTIAPNTSTTAGSPHTPNPTPYNPQPSVPTPSSVRKQLFAPDPKPAGVTTVSVTATATSGSNAVRGTGSPAHHSSTTATANAPQQSVGPISQPPIQPPAKTEPSVVAPPGKDKPSLSVENQPVSVSESINSVGFTAPAMALPPKPEPRQQLPPPPSSVPSSEAPPPLLNPQHSSHLPSAPPPVLSHNVAHPNNTVPHFSAPAPRVSHRMQPPGPYYSLSEQQQQQQQQTQQQQQQQQQQSVFVPFNAQQEPPKQTQNHTSQPTSLPPQAQSQAQAQAQGSLQVSANLGMMNGSQMQHVANAGKPQQIPPNFGPAGLFNFSSIFDNNSQVGNNQVWGACHLPARSPPEQSYSAPPAYMNMGQIENMIPPPPPDSSKAPGYRSASQRMVNSPIALTSYATSISGSPVYLHGHTAVGTPSFSRQHFSPHPWSASTSGESPVPPPSTVSSSALSTSAVAPPPQPKPGSSSQQDRKVPPPIGTERLARIRQTGSVNPPLLTTSYTASVGQGGIWSFGVGSASEAMSGWSQPLMSSHMMHPQLQAEQSAFSQHQPMEQDDTGIANPANNYHQPQHLPNSYMDFPKGMPMSMYGGTMLPPHPPMAEGPGGPMYNGLHAGDPAWSPIIKVVPNNADNSDPQQQVWPGTWAPHVGNVHLNHVN